AAATTCATCTGTGAATTCATGGACCCCGGCCTTGCGGGAAATGGCAATGGCCGCCAGTAAAAACGGCATGCAGAACTTGCCTTCCAGTTCGTTGCGGGCGATTTTGTACCGGATGGGATTCAGGATGTTGGAACCTGCGTAAAGCACGACTTCCTTGATATCATCCGGCCGGATGTCGTTTTCCGTTACAATGGACAGCATCACGTCCATTGAGGGGTGCGTCAGGATGCCGCAGGGGTATGGCTTGATGCTGACGCCCGGATCCACGATGGTATGAGGCTTTCCGATGCATCCGGCGATCTTCTCTACGTCAAACCCCCTACCGAAAACACTGAAAAATCCCCAGGGTCCATCCAGCGCTTCCGTGTCGGCCTCGAATCCCTTTTGCGCGAGCATGGCCGCCGTAACCCCGTTGCCGGCCGCCCGGCCCACATGCAGGGGCTTGGTCATCGTGCCGAAATTGGTGCGAATTCCCGAAGCCATGCTGGCCGTGATCCCGATGGCATGCCGAATCTGGACCTCGGTGAGGCCGAGCAGTTTTGCAGCGGCCATGGCGGCGCCAAAGGAGCCCACCGTGCCGCTGGTGTGAAATCCTTTTTTGTAATGATCCGGGTTGATGGCTTCGGCGATTTTGCATTCCACCTCAAAACCGGCCAGAAAGGCGGTGAGAAACGTTTTGCCGGAAACCGCGCCGATTTCTTCCGCGATTGCCAGGGATGCCGACAGCGGCGGGATGGTGGGGTGGGTCAGCAACCCGTAGATCCGTTCAGGTGCAATTGAAAGCTGGCTGTCGTCCCAGTCCATGGCATGCCCGGCAATGCCGTTGATCATGGCCGCAAAGGGGGCGGTCAGTTTCAAGGGATTGGCCCCCAGCACACTCGATTTTCCCGGCTGGCCTGTACTTTCGCTGAACTGCAGTATTATGCGGGTACATTTTTCAAACGAGCCTGC
This DNA window, taken from Desulfobacterales bacterium, encodes the following:
- a CDS encoding MmgE/PrpD family protein, whose amino-acid sequence is MNPDETRVTEEAARFVADLTYTALPPEAVRIGKRCVLDGLGLILAGSFEKCTRIILQFSESTGQPGKSSVLGANPLKLTAPFAAMINGIAGHAMDWDDSQLSIAPERIYGLLTHPTIPPLSASLAIAEEIGAVSGKTFLTAFLAGFEVECKIAEAINPDHYKKGFHTSGTVGSFGAAMAAAKLLGLTEVQIRHAIGITASMASGIRTNFGTMTKPLHVGRAAGNGVTAAMLAQKGFEADTEALDGPWGFFSVFGRGFDVEKIAGCIGKPHTIVDPGVSIKPYPCGILTHPSMDVMLSIVTENDIRPDDIKEVVLYAGSNILNPIRYKIARNELEGKFCMPFLLAAIAISRKAGVHEFTDEFVNAPRTQALMQRIRTAFDPEIEAKGWDKIRSRVEVVLEGGRKIVKEADERYRGGPENPLSDRELQGKFTDCTERLLDKGARENIFRVIDGLENLKDIAELVRALQTT